A genomic stretch from Candidatus Thermoplasmatota archaeon includes:
- a CDS encoding HIT family protein, with product VSTRPIRAPELRPCSPDRYLEGARTSGYVDHPGSPRGEEACPFCTNLDSVFEVGSIRAIYDRFPVNPGHLLLVTRRHVATWWDLSTSEEKDLLEAIRRARNVLGAKWNPDAYNIGHNAGLAAGQTVPHFHVHVIPRYTGDVPDPRGGVRHVIPAKGNYLTSHPERDRT from the coding sequence GGGTGAGCACGCGGCCAATTCGCGCCCCTGAGTTGCGACCTTGTTCACCGGATCGGTATTTAGAGGGCGCGCGGACTTCGGGTTATGTGGATCACCCGGGTTCGCCGCGCGGCGAGGAAGCGTGCCCCTTCTGCACGAATCTCGACAGCGTATTCGAGGTCGGCTCGATCCGCGCCATCTATGATCGCTTCCCAGTGAATCCGGGTCATCTCCTTCTCGTCACGCGTCGGCACGTCGCCACGTGGTGGGATCTCTCCACCAGCGAGGAGAAGGACTTGCTCGAAGCCATCCGGCGAGCGCGCAACGTCCTGGGAGCGAAGTGGAATCCGGATGCCTACAACATCGGGCACAACGCGGGGCTGGCGGCCGGCCAGACCGTGCCGCATTTCCACGTCCACGTGATCCCGCGTTATACAGGGGACGTCCCGGACCCTCGAGGCGGGGTGCGGCACGTCATCCCAGCGAAAGGGAATTACCTCACGAGTCACCCAGAACGCGACCGAACGTAG